A single window of Vibrio alfacsensis DNA harbors:
- the zwf gene encoding glucose-6-phosphate dehydrogenase encodes MVIPENSSIVIFGASGDLTYRKLIPALYHLYANKQLPSNFAILGVSRTEYSDLSYREKLKKSLQEMEKTEPETLNAFINHLHYQAINTSDTPDYSKLATRLDQLADEYQFEQRNTLFYLATPPSLYSVIPASLAAHGLNSEDDGWKRLIIEKPFGYDLESARTLDKDIHEHFQEHQIYRIDHYLGKETVQNLLVLRFSNAMFEPLWNRNFIDYVEITGAEFLGVEERGGYYDGSGAVRDMFQNHLLQVLAMVGMEPPAQINADSMRDEVVKVLQCLKPLDEDALRNDLVLGQYTASEVRGQQLPGYREENGVADDSRTETYIGLKAYINNWRWNGVPFYVRTGKRLPTRVTEVVIHFKQTPHPVFGQNAPENKLIIRIQPDEGIQMSFGLKEPGAGFKAKEVKMNFHYADLQETQMLTAYERLLLDALNGDATLFARSDAVEACWKYVQPILDFKQDPQALFGYACGTWGPKEADDLLQRANRAWRFPCKNLTDTDYCEL; translated from the coding sequence ATGGTAATACCAGAAAACAGCAGCATCGTTATTTTTGGTGCTTCAGGTGACCTTACATACCGTAAGTTAATTCCTGCTTTATATCACCTGTATGCGAATAAGCAGCTTCCAAGCAACTTCGCCATTTTAGGGGTAAGTCGCACTGAATACAGTGACCTTTCTTACCGCGAAAAGCTAAAAAAATCGCTTCAAGAAATGGAGAAAACGGAGCCAGAAACGCTTAATGCATTTATCAATCATCTGCATTACCAAGCAATCAATACTTCTGACACACCAGATTACAGCAAGTTGGCAACTCGTTTAGACCAGTTAGCCGACGAATACCAATTCGAACAACGTAATACGCTTTTCTATCTTGCGACGCCACCAAGCCTTTACAGTGTGATCCCTGCAAGTCTTGCAGCTCACGGCCTGAACAGTGAGGATGACGGCTGGAAACGTCTGATCATCGAAAAACCGTTTGGTTACGATCTTGAATCTGCGCGCACTCTAGACAAAGACATCCACGAACACTTTCAAGAGCATCAAATCTACCGTATTGACCATTACTTAGGTAAAGAGACAGTACAAAACCTGCTTGTCCTTCGTTTCTCTAACGCGATGTTTGAGCCACTATGGAACCGTAATTTCATTGACTATGTGGAAATCACAGGCGCGGAATTCTTAGGCGTAGAAGAGCGTGGCGGTTACTACGATGGTTCAGGTGCAGTGCGCGACATGTTCCAAAACCACTTGCTGCAAGTTCTAGCAATGGTGGGGATGGAGCCACCAGCACAAATTAACGCGGATTCTATGCGTGATGAAGTCGTCAAAGTGCTGCAATGTCTTAAACCTCTGGATGAAGATGCGCTGCGTAACGATCTCGTGTTGGGGCAGTACACCGCATCTGAAGTTCGTGGCCAGCAACTTCCGGGTTACCGTGAAGAAAACGGCGTAGCAGACGATTCTCGTACCGAGACTTACATCGGCCTGAAAGCGTACATCAACAATTGGCGTTGGAATGGCGTGCCTTTCTACGTGCGTACAGGTAAGCGTCTACCGACTCGCGTGACTGAGGTGGTTATCCACTTTAAACAAACACCACACCCAGTGTTTGGTCAAAACGCACCAGAGAATAAGCTGATCATTCGTATTCAGCCAGACGAAGGCATCCAAATGAGCTTTGGTCTGAAAGAGCCGGGGGCAGGCTTTAAAGCGAAAGAAGTGAAAATGAACTTCCACTACGCTGACCTGCAAGAAACCCAAATGCTGACGGCTTATGAGCGTTTACTTCTTGATGCGCTTAACGGTGATGCAACGCTATTTGCTCGTAGCGATGCGGTTGAAGCGTGTTGGAAATACGTGCAACCAATTCTAGATTTCAAGCAAGACCCACAAGCGCTATTCGGATACGCATGTGGTACATGGGGGCCTAAAGAGGCTGATGACTTGCTACAGCGTGCTAACCGCGCTTGGCGTTTCCCTTGTAAAAACCTAACAGACACGGACTACTGCGAACTATGA
- the pgl gene encoding 6-phosphogluconolactonase: MINHKIYQTADQVVESLANDMKSFSEMGRPVHISLSGGSTPKMLFKLLATEAYATSIQWQNLHFWWGDERCVAPDDAESNFGEANALLFSQVGMPAENIHRIRGEDEPKAEAERFAKEMSDVIPSEDGTPVFDWILLGVGADGHTASLFPGQTNYDDENLSVLASHPESGQIRVSKTARVLEAAKRISYLVLGAGKADIVEEINSSPAQDLPYPAAKIQAKAGLTEWYLDLDAAAKIA; the protein is encoded by the coding sequence ATGATCAATCACAAGATCTACCAAACAGCAGATCAGGTAGTAGAAAGCCTAGCAAATGACATGAAGTCGTTTAGCGAAATGGGCCGACCTGTTCACATCTCTCTTTCTGGCGGCAGCACACCTAAAATGCTGTTTAAGCTACTAGCAACAGAAGCTTACGCGACGTCAATTCAGTGGCAAAACCTACACTTCTGGTGGGGTGATGAGCGTTGCGTTGCACCTGATGATGCAGAAAGCAATTTTGGCGAAGCGAATGCGCTTTTGTTTAGCCAAGTGGGTATGCCTGCTGAGAACATTCACCGTATTCGTGGTGAAGATGAGCCAAAAGCAGAAGCAGAACGCTTTGCGAAAGAGATGAGCGATGTGATCCCATCGGAAGATGGCACTCCTGTGTTTGATTGGATCTTGCTTGGTGTTGGTGCAGACGGTCATACCGCATCGCTGTTCCCAGGTCAGACAAACTACGATGATGAGAACCTATCAGTATTGGCTTCTCATCCTGAGTCTGGTCAAATTCGCGTATCAAAAACGGCACGTGTATTAGAAGCAGCGAAGCGCATTAGTTACTTGGTACTTGGCGCTGGTAAAGCGGACATTGTTGAAGAAATCAACAGTTCACCAGCGCAAGACCTTCCATATCCGGCAGCGAAGATCCAAGCGAAAGCGGGCCTGACGGAATGGTATTTAGATTTGGACGCAGCGGCAAAAATCGCTTAG
- the gnd gene encoding decarboxylating NADP(+)-dependent phosphogluconate dehydrogenase has product MKGDIGVIGLAVMGQNLILNMNDHGFKVVAHNRTAAKVDEFLEGPAKGTNIIGAYSLEELVEKLETPRKVMLMVRAGDVVDTFIDNLIPLLDEGDIIIDGGNTNYPDTNRRVAHCREKGIHFIGTGVSGGEEGARFGPSIMPGGAAEAWEAVKPIFQGISAKTDAGEPCCDWVGNDGAGHFVKMVHNGIEYGDMQLITEAYQFMKDGLGMSADEMQAVFADWNKTELDSYLVEITADILGYKDEDGEPLVEKILDTAGQKGTGKWTGINALDLGIPLTLISESVFSRCLSALKDQRVEAESLFGKTITPVEGDKQEWVDALRQALLASKIISYAQGFMLMREASNENGWDLNYGNVALMWRGGCIIRSAFLGNIRDAYEANPDIAFLGSDEYFKNILQGSLAAWRKVAAKSLESGIPMPCTISALSFLDGYTTARLPANLLQAQRDYFGAHTYERIDRPRGEFFHTNWTGTGGNTASTTYDV; this is encoded by the coding sequence ATGAAAGGTGATATCGGTGTAATCGGCCTTGCTGTAATGGGTCAAAACCTTATCCTAAACATGAACGACCACGGCTTTAAAGTTGTGGCTCACAACCGTACTGCTGCGAAAGTAGACGAGTTCCTGGAAGGTCCAGCGAAAGGCACAAACATCATCGGTGCATACTCTCTAGAAGAACTCGTAGAGAAGCTAGAAACACCACGTAAAGTGATGCTTATGGTTCGTGCAGGTGACGTTGTTGACACGTTCATTGACAACCTAATTCCGCTTCTAGACGAAGGTGACATCATCATCGACGGTGGTAACACTAACTACCCAGATACAAACCGTCGCGTAGCACATTGCCGTGAGAAAGGCATTCACTTCATCGGTACTGGTGTATCTGGTGGTGAAGAAGGTGCACGTTTTGGTCCTTCAATCATGCCTGGCGGCGCGGCTGAAGCTTGGGAAGCGGTTAAGCCAATCTTCCAAGGTATCTCTGCAAAAACTGACGCTGGCGAGCCATGTTGTGACTGGGTTGGTAACGACGGTGCTGGTCACTTCGTTAAGATGGTACACAACGGTATCGAATACGGTGACATGCAGCTTATCACTGAAGCTTACCAGTTCATGAAAGACGGTCTTGGTATGTCTGCAGACGAGATGCAAGCAGTATTCGCTGATTGGAACAAGACTGAGCTAGACAGCTACCTTGTTGAAATCACTGCTGATATCCTTGGCTACAAAGATGAAGACGGTGAGCCTCTAGTTGAAAAGATCCTAGACACAGCTGGCCAAAAAGGTACTGGTAAATGGACTGGTATCAACGCACTAGACCTAGGTATTCCACTAACGCTTATCTCTGAGTCTGTGTTCTCTCGTTGTCTATCTGCACTGAAAGACCAACGTGTTGAAGCTGAGTCTCTATTCGGCAAGACAATCACTCCAGTTGAAGGCGACAAGCAAGAGTGGGTTGATGCACTACGTCAAGCGCTACTCGCTTCTAAGATCATCTCTTACGCTCAAGGCTTCATGCTAATGCGCGAAGCGTCTAACGAAAACGGTTGGGACCTAAACTACGGTAACGTAGCGCTAATGTGGCGTGGTGGTTGTATCATCCGTTCTGCGTTCCTAGGCAATATCCGTGATGCGTACGAAGCGAACCCAGACATCGCGTTCCTAGGTTCTGATGAGTACTTCAAAAACATCCTACAAGGCAGCCTAGCGGCATGGCGTAAGGTAGCAGCGAAATCTCTAGAGTCTGGCATCCCAATGCCATGTACGATCTCTGCGCTATCTTTCCTAGACGGTTACACAACAGCTCGTCTACCTGCGAACCTGCTTCAAGCTCAACGTGACTACTTCGGTGCTCACACTTACGAGCGTATTGATCGTCCACGTGGTGAGTTCTTCCACACAAACTGGACAGGTACAGGCGGTAACACAGCGTCGACCACTTACGACGTTTAA